The following are encoded together in the Phyllopteryx taeniolatus isolate TA_2022b chromosome 21, UOR_Ptae_1.2, whole genome shotgun sequence genome:
- the LOC133470954 gene encoding regulating synaptic membrane exocytosis protein 2-like isoform X3, with product MATPEELTHRLRRRSRSPPRHPVPHKHLDRCPAHRRKPTNDGISRRSGNALAIGSLSSSEEELLTTRENSGDDRDRDDMDHSHWWYPSELTAMPTQQVSWQQSTDGERLIGRILLNKTMKDGSIHADTGALLGLKVVGGKMTESGHLCAFITKVKRGSLADVVGHLRAGDQVVEWNGHVLQGATFNDVYNIILESKSEPQVELLVSRPIRAADSSHLQLVSSSSSFDSPISLNAMQGQVLTENTRVLLPRLQVKLWYDKVGHQLIVTVLGAKELPVRIDGRPRNIYVEIYLLPDRSGKSKRRTKTVKKLAEPRWNQTFIYSPVHERDFQERTLELTVWDQAGIAEEESQFLGEVVIGLEKTTVLDDQPHWFKLHRNAFASLPRANTSPYLQRRVLQHGAAARRLHCFNRFSDGDFSDYDCEDVIGVISDSRQNGQHLYSSAHSLNEHGPSSRPGSRCDPIMARCDPAPARCSSPSHSANPLYPLYREDAVRMLRASKITRTHSDVGRYDSLDKRLLRRRSGAISLDSHDCYSGRLCNTPWPNHKTNGSLEDFSQNFIPNLPSEAEPFDEELLRVGRHDGSLHLSPIGSPERSRRVRQLPAVPPKGAPDTLCTTPTKGTPTGAAAPPTALPPPASHRQAPSAGNHQCPPLIRIQAPPPTEPSHFHCQVSPSPTPPPNPVPPPPSTASHQAPPQPAPAPPPTTSTHQAPSPPTTASPPPLSTTLQDPPPPAPSSCHQAPPPSAACWTPAPPSQTPEADRRSATPGGSRKEVTWEDQQMKGANGVMKDPERMRDSLSKSSLSNLSDVSSESVVLYDLQSVSQAEGPESLGGLEALSGPGSTEKTTLQNSESMEEGEEEPESSKVAAAPAAKSASVGGDICSLSRNDDDDDDKKRRSSLGARVMGMVGLGKKSQSTSQLNPEEEDKKKKVVRLPIQRSVETGLAVEFKSRFTRQPSRDPDAEDPKPGALIFPGVKLATDKHFTGFLDGLGPAQLAGRQTLATPPMGDIQIGMVYRKERLDVEVIRARGLVGKQGNKNTPAAYVKVYLMDNGKCLLKRRTRLARKTLDPLYQQQLQFEENPEGKVLQIIVWGDYGKMDHKSFMGAAQVLLDDLDLSIMVIGWFKLFPATSLVDPALAPLTNKETEGSCTP from the exons ATGGCGACGCCGGAAGAGCTGACCCACAGGCTCC GTCGGAGGTCGCGCTCCCCTCCGCGCCATCCTGTCCCTCATAAACACCTTGACCGGTGCCCCGCCCACAGGAGGAAGCCAACCAATGACGGCATCTCGCGCAGGTCGGGAAACGCGCTCGCGATCGGCAGCCTCAGCAGCTCGGAAGAGGAGCTTCTGACCACACGTGAGAACAGTGGTGACGACCGGGACC GAGACGACATGGACCACAGCCACTGGTGGTATCCCAGTGAACTCACGGCCATGCCCACA CAGCAGGTGTCATGGCAACAGTCCACAGACGGTGAGCGTCTCATTGGGCGAATTCTGCTGAACAAGACCATGAAGGACGGATCCATTCACGCAGACACTGGCGCGCTGCTTGGACTCAAG GTGGTTGGCGGTAAGATGACGGAGTCTGGTCATCTCTGTGCGTTCATCACTAAAGTGAAACGAGGAAGTCTAGCAGACGTTGTGGGACACCTGAGAGCAG GTGATCAGGTGGTGGAGTGGAATGGTCACGTTCTACAAGGCGCCACTTTCAACGACGTTTACAACATCATCCTGGAGTCCAAATCAGAGCCACAAGTGGAGCTGTTGGTGTCGCGACCGATCAG AGCTGCAGACTCTTCCCATCTCCAGCTAGTCTCCA gtTCCAGTTCCTTTGACTCTCCCATAAGCCTGAACGCAATGCAAGGACAGGTTTTG aCTGAAAACACGCGGGTTCTGCTTCCCAGACTTCAG GTGAAGCTGTGGTATGATAAAGTTGGCCATCAGCTGATTGTCACTGTCCTCGGAGCTAAAGAACTTCCTGTTCGGATAGACGGCCGGCCCCGCAACATTTATGTTGAAATCTACTTACTTCCTGACAGAAG TGGTAAAAGTAAGCGGAGGACAAAGACCGTGAAGAAGTTGGCAGAACCTCGGTGGAACCAGACCTTCATCTACTCTCCGGTCCACGAACGGGACTTCCAAGAGCGCACGTTGGAGTTGACGGTCTGGGATCAGGCCGGAATTGCTGAGGAAGAGAGTCAGTTCCTCGGAGAG GTTGTGATCGGGCTGGAGAAGACCACAGTGCTGGATGATCAGCCTCACTGGTTCAAACTTCACAGGAACGCTTTTGCCTCTCTGCCGCGAGCCAACACCTCTCCCTACCTGCAGAGGAGAGTCCTCCAGCACGGAGCCGCTGCCAGGAGGCTGCACT GTTTTAATAGGTTCAGCGATGGAGACTTTTCCGATTATGACTGCGAGGACGTTATCGGGGTGATATCAG ATTCCCGTCAGAACGGCCAACACCTCTACAGCTCCGCCCACTCTCTAAACGAGCACGGGCCGTCATCTCGTCCCGGCTCGCGATGCGACCCGATCATGGCGAGGTGTGATCCGGCCCCGGCGAGGTGCTCGTCGCCAAGCCACAG TGCAAACCCTCTTTACCCGCTTTACCGCGAAGACGCCGTGCGGATGCTGCGAGCCTCTAAGATCACTCGAACTCATTCTGATGTCGGACGCTATGACAGCCTGGACAA GAGGTTATTGAGGAGAAGGTCTGGGGCCATCTCTCTTGATTCCCATGACTG TTACTCTGGAAGATTGTGTAATACTCCCTGGCCAAACCACAAGACAAATGGGAGCCTTGAGGACTTCAG CCAGAACTTCATCCCAAACTTGCCCTCGGAAGCAGAACCCTTCGATGAGGAGCTGTTAAG GGTCGGCCGGCACGATGGGTCGCTCCATTTGAGTCCGATAGGGAGCCCCGAGCGCAGTCGCCGAGTACGTCAGTTGCCCGCGGTCCCACCCAAAGGTGCTCCGGACACAC TTTGCACCACGCCCACAAAAGGAACACCCACTGGGGCTGCAGCTCCACCCACTGCCCTTCCCCCTCCCGCCTCCCACAGACAGGCTCCATCCGCTGGCAACCATCAATGCCCTCCGCTCATTAGAATACAAGCTCCGCCTCCCACAGAACCTTCACACTTCCATTGCCAAGTCTCGCCCTCTCCCACCCCCCCACCTAACCCAGTTCCTCCCCCACCCTCCACCGCTTCTCACCAAGCTCCTCCCCAACCTGCCCCAGCCCCTCCCCCAACCACCTCAACTCATCAAGCGCCTTCCCCACCTACCACAGCTTCTCCCCCTCCCTTGTCAACTACTCTTCAAGATCCACCTCCCCCAGCCCCCTCCTCTTGTCATCAAGCTCCGCCTCCCTCAGCAGCATGCTGGACGCCGGCCCCACCTTCTCAGACACCAG AGGCGGACAGACGCTCAGCCACGCCCGGAGGCAGCAGGAAAG AGGTCACATGGGAGGACCAACAGATGAAAGGAGCTAACG GTGTGATGAAGGATCCAGAAAGG ATGCGGGACAGTCTCTCGAAGTCGTCCCTCAGCAACTTGAGCGACGTGTCTTCGGAGTCCGTCGTCCTCTACGACCTTCAAAGCGTCAG TCAAGCGGAAGGTCCGGAGAGTCTAGGGGGTTTGGAGGCTTTGTCGGGGCCAGGATCGACAGAAAAGACCACCCTGCAGAACAGCGAATCGATGGAGGAAGGAGAGGAGGAGCCTGAGTCGTCAAA GGTGGCAGCAGCACCTGCCGCCAAGTCTGCCAGTGTGGGGGGTGACATTTGTTCTCTGAGCCgtaacgacgacgacgacgacgacaagaaGCGGCGATCCAGTTTGGGCGCTCGTGTGATGGGAATGGTCGGACTGGGAAAGAAGAGCCAAAGCACCTCGCAACTCAATCCGGAAG AGgaagacaagaagaagaaggtggtgAGACTTCCCATTCAGAGGAGCGTGGAAACCGGACTGGCTGTGGAGTTTAAGTCTCGCTTCACACGACAGCCAAGCCGCGATCCTGACGCAGAGGACCCGAAGCCCGGAGC TTTGATCTTTCCGGGAGTCAAGCTGGCCACAGACAAACACTTCACCGGTTTCCTTGATGGGTTAGGCCCAGCCCAGCTGGCTGGGAGGCAGACGTTGGCTACACCTCCCATGG GAGACATCCAGATCGGAATGGTCTACAGGAAGGAGCGCCTAGACGTGGAGGTGATCCGGGCCAGGGGGCTTGTGGGTAAACAAGGCAACAAAAATACACCAG CTGCATATGTGAAGGTCTACCTGATGGATAACGGCAAATGTTTGTTGAAGCGAAGAACTCGTCTGGCCAGAAAGACGCTGGATCCTCTTTATCAACAACAGCTGCAGTTTGAAGAGAATCCGGAAGGCAAAGTTCTACAG ATCATTGTGTGGGGGGACTATGGAAAGATGGACCATAAATCCTTCATGGGTGCTGCTCAGGTTCTACTGGATGACTTGGACCTGTCAATCATGGTGATTGGTTGGTTTAAATTGTTTCCTGCCACCTCCTTGGTGGACCCCGCTTTGGCTCCACTGACCAATaaagagactgagggcagctgCACACCATAG
- the LOC133470954 gene encoding regulating synaptic membrane exocytosis protein 2-like isoform X2 — protein sequence MATPEELTHRLRRRSRSPPRHPVPHKHLDRCPAHRRKPTNDGISRRSGNALAIGSLSSSEEELLTTRENSGDDRDRDDMDHSHWWYPSELTAMPTQVSWQQSTDGERLIGRILLNKTMKDGSIHADTGALLGLKVVGGKMTESGHLCAFITKVKRGSLADVVGHLRAGDQVVEWNGHVLQGATFNDVYNIILESKSEPQVELLVSRPIRAADSSHLQLVSSSSSFDSPISLNAMQGQVLTENTRVLLPRLQVKLWYDKVGHQLIVTVLGAKELPVRIDGRPRNIYVEIYLLPDRSGKSKRRTKTVKKLAEPRWNQTFIYSPVHERDFQERTLELTVWDQAGIAEEESQFLGEVVIGLEKTTVLDDQPHWFKLHRNAFASLPRANTSPYLQRRVLQHGAAARRLHCFNRFSDGDFSDYDCEDVIGVISDSRQNGQHLYSSAHSLNEHGPSSRPGSRCDPIMARCDPAPARCSSPSHSANPLYPLYREDAVRMLRASKITRTHSDVGRYDSLDKRLLRRRSGAISLDSHDCYSGRLCNTPWPNHKTNGSLEDFSQNFIPNLPSEAEPFDEELLRVGRHDGSLHLSPIGSPERSRRVRQLPAVPPKGAPDTLCTTPTKGTPTGAAAPPTALPPPASHRQAPSAGNHQCPPLIRIQAPPPTEPSHFHCQVSPSPTPPPNPVPPPPSTASHQAPPQPAPAPPPTTSTHQAPSPPTTASPPPLSTTLQDPPPPAPSSCHQAPPPSAACWTPAPPSQTPEADRRSATPGGSRKEVTWEDQQMKGANGTLACTLARKSVMKDPERMRDSLSKSSLSNLSDVSSESVVLYDLQSVSQAEGPESLGGLEALSGPGSTEKTTLQNSESMEEGEEEPESSKVAAAPAAKSASVGGDICSLSRNDDDDDDKKRRSSLGARVMGMVGLGKKSQSTSQLNPEEEDKKKKVVRLPIQRSVETGLAVEFKSRFTRQPSRDPDAEDPKPGALIFPGVKLATDKHFTGFLDGLGPAQLAGRQTLATPPMGDIQIGMVYRKERLDVEVIRARGLVGKQGNKNTPAAYVKVYLMDNGKCLLKRRTRLARKTLDPLYQQQLQFEENPEGKVLQIIVWGDYGKMDHKSFMGAAQVLLDDLDLSIMVIGWFKLFPATSLVDPALAPLTNKETEGSCTP from the exons ATGGCGACGCCGGAAGAGCTGACCCACAGGCTCC GTCGGAGGTCGCGCTCCCCTCCGCGCCATCCTGTCCCTCATAAACACCTTGACCGGTGCCCCGCCCACAGGAGGAAGCCAACCAATGACGGCATCTCGCGCAGGTCGGGAAACGCGCTCGCGATCGGCAGCCTCAGCAGCTCGGAAGAGGAGCTTCTGACCACACGTGAGAACAGTGGTGACGACCGGGACC GAGACGACATGGACCACAGCCACTGGTGGTATCCCAGTGAACTCACGGCCATGCCCACA CAGGTGTCATGGCAACAGTCCACAGACGGTGAGCGTCTCATTGGGCGAATTCTGCTGAACAAGACCATGAAGGACGGATCCATTCACGCAGACACTGGCGCGCTGCTTGGACTCAAG GTGGTTGGCGGTAAGATGACGGAGTCTGGTCATCTCTGTGCGTTCATCACTAAAGTGAAACGAGGAAGTCTAGCAGACGTTGTGGGACACCTGAGAGCAG GTGATCAGGTGGTGGAGTGGAATGGTCACGTTCTACAAGGCGCCACTTTCAACGACGTTTACAACATCATCCTGGAGTCCAAATCAGAGCCACAAGTGGAGCTGTTGGTGTCGCGACCGATCAG AGCTGCAGACTCTTCCCATCTCCAGCTAGTCTCCA gtTCCAGTTCCTTTGACTCTCCCATAAGCCTGAACGCAATGCAAGGACAGGTTTTG aCTGAAAACACGCGGGTTCTGCTTCCCAGACTTCAG GTGAAGCTGTGGTATGATAAAGTTGGCCATCAGCTGATTGTCACTGTCCTCGGAGCTAAAGAACTTCCTGTTCGGATAGACGGCCGGCCCCGCAACATTTATGTTGAAATCTACTTACTTCCTGACAGAAG TGGTAAAAGTAAGCGGAGGACAAAGACCGTGAAGAAGTTGGCAGAACCTCGGTGGAACCAGACCTTCATCTACTCTCCGGTCCACGAACGGGACTTCCAAGAGCGCACGTTGGAGTTGACGGTCTGGGATCAGGCCGGAATTGCTGAGGAAGAGAGTCAGTTCCTCGGAGAG GTTGTGATCGGGCTGGAGAAGACCACAGTGCTGGATGATCAGCCTCACTGGTTCAAACTTCACAGGAACGCTTTTGCCTCTCTGCCGCGAGCCAACACCTCTCCCTACCTGCAGAGGAGAGTCCTCCAGCACGGAGCCGCTGCCAGGAGGCTGCACT GTTTTAATAGGTTCAGCGATGGAGACTTTTCCGATTATGACTGCGAGGACGTTATCGGGGTGATATCAG ATTCCCGTCAGAACGGCCAACACCTCTACAGCTCCGCCCACTCTCTAAACGAGCACGGGCCGTCATCTCGTCCCGGCTCGCGATGCGACCCGATCATGGCGAGGTGTGATCCGGCCCCGGCGAGGTGCTCGTCGCCAAGCCACAG TGCAAACCCTCTTTACCCGCTTTACCGCGAAGACGCCGTGCGGATGCTGCGAGCCTCTAAGATCACTCGAACTCATTCTGATGTCGGACGCTATGACAGCCTGGACAA GAGGTTATTGAGGAGAAGGTCTGGGGCCATCTCTCTTGATTCCCATGACTG TTACTCTGGAAGATTGTGTAATACTCCCTGGCCAAACCACAAGACAAATGGGAGCCTTGAGGACTTCAG CCAGAACTTCATCCCAAACTTGCCCTCGGAAGCAGAACCCTTCGATGAGGAGCTGTTAAG GGTCGGCCGGCACGATGGGTCGCTCCATTTGAGTCCGATAGGGAGCCCCGAGCGCAGTCGCCGAGTACGTCAGTTGCCCGCGGTCCCACCCAAAGGTGCTCCGGACACAC TTTGCACCACGCCCACAAAAGGAACACCCACTGGGGCTGCAGCTCCACCCACTGCCCTTCCCCCTCCCGCCTCCCACAGACAGGCTCCATCCGCTGGCAACCATCAATGCCCTCCGCTCATTAGAATACAAGCTCCGCCTCCCACAGAACCTTCACACTTCCATTGCCAAGTCTCGCCCTCTCCCACCCCCCCACCTAACCCAGTTCCTCCCCCACCCTCCACCGCTTCTCACCAAGCTCCTCCCCAACCTGCCCCAGCCCCTCCCCCAACCACCTCAACTCATCAAGCGCCTTCCCCACCTACCACAGCTTCTCCCCCTCCCTTGTCAACTACTCTTCAAGATCCACCTCCCCCAGCCCCCTCCTCTTGTCATCAAGCTCCGCCTCCCTCAGCAGCATGCTGGACGCCGGCCCCACCTTCTCAGACACCAG AGGCGGACAGACGCTCAGCCACGCCCGGAGGCAGCAGGAAAG AGGTCACATGGGAGGACCAACAGATGAAAGGAGCTAACGGTACATTAGCATGTACActtgcaagaaaaa GTGTGATGAAGGATCCAGAAAGG ATGCGGGACAGTCTCTCGAAGTCGTCCCTCAGCAACTTGAGCGACGTGTCTTCGGAGTCCGTCGTCCTCTACGACCTTCAAAGCGTCAG TCAAGCGGAAGGTCCGGAGAGTCTAGGGGGTTTGGAGGCTTTGTCGGGGCCAGGATCGACAGAAAAGACCACCCTGCAGAACAGCGAATCGATGGAGGAAGGAGAGGAGGAGCCTGAGTCGTCAAA GGTGGCAGCAGCACCTGCCGCCAAGTCTGCCAGTGTGGGGGGTGACATTTGTTCTCTGAGCCgtaacgacgacgacgacgacgacaagaaGCGGCGATCCAGTTTGGGCGCTCGTGTGATGGGAATGGTCGGACTGGGAAAGAAGAGCCAAAGCACCTCGCAACTCAATCCGGAAG AGgaagacaagaagaagaaggtggtgAGACTTCCCATTCAGAGGAGCGTGGAAACCGGACTGGCTGTGGAGTTTAAGTCTCGCTTCACACGACAGCCAAGCCGCGATCCTGACGCAGAGGACCCGAAGCCCGGAGC TTTGATCTTTCCGGGAGTCAAGCTGGCCACAGACAAACACTTCACCGGTTTCCTTGATGGGTTAGGCCCAGCCCAGCTGGCTGGGAGGCAGACGTTGGCTACACCTCCCATGG GAGACATCCAGATCGGAATGGTCTACAGGAAGGAGCGCCTAGACGTGGAGGTGATCCGGGCCAGGGGGCTTGTGGGTAAACAAGGCAACAAAAATACACCAG CTGCATATGTGAAGGTCTACCTGATGGATAACGGCAAATGTTTGTTGAAGCGAAGAACTCGTCTGGCCAGAAAGACGCTGGATCCTCTTTATCAACAACAGCTGCAGTTTGAAGAGAATCCGGAAGGCAAAGTTCTACAG ATCATTGTGTGGGGGGACTATGGAAAGATGGACCATAAATCCTTCATGGGTGCTGCTCAGGTTCTACTGGATGACTTGGACCTGTCAATCATGGTGATTGGTTGGTTTAAATTGTTTCCTGCCACCTCCTTGGTGGACCCCGCTTTGGCTCCACTGACCAATaaagagactgagggcagctgCACACCATAG
- the LOC133470954 gene encoding regulating synaptic membrane exocytosis protein 2-like isoform X6 translates to MATPEELTHRLRRRSRSPPRHPVPHKHLDRCPAHRRKPTNDGISRRSGNALAIGSLSSSEEELLTTRENSGDDRDRDDMDHSHWWYPSELTAMPTQQVSWQQSTDGERLIGRILLNKTMKDGSIHADTGALLGLKVVGGKMTESGHLCAFITKVKRGSLADVVGHLRAGDQVVEWNGHVLQGATFNDVYNIILESKSEPQVELLVSRPIRAADSSHLQLVSSSSSFDSPISLNAMQGQVLTENTRVLLPRLQVKLWYDKVGHQLIVTVLGAKELPVRIDGRPRNIYVEIYLLPDRSGKSKRRTKTVKKLAEPRWNQTFIYSPVHERDFQERTLELTVWDQAGIAEEESQFLGEVVIGLEKTTVLDDQPHWFKLHRNAFASLPRANTSPYLQRRVLQHGAAARRLHCFNRFSDGDFSDYDCEDVIGVISDSRQNGQHLYSSAHSLNEHGPSSRPGSRCDPIMARCDPAPARCSSPSHSANPLYPLYREDAVRMLRASKITRTHSDVGRYDSLDKRLLRRRSGAISLDSHDCYSGRLCNTPWPNHKTNGSLEDFSQNFIPNLPSEAEPFDEELLRVGRHDGSLHLSPIGSPERSRRVRQLPAVPPKGAPDTLCTTPTKGTPTGAAAPPTALPPPASHRQAPSAGNHQCPPLIRIQAPPPTEPSHFHCQVSPSPTPPPNPVPPPPSTASHQAPPQPAPAPPPTTSTHQAPSPPTTASPPPLSTTLQDPPPPAPSSCHQAPPPSAACWTPAPPSQTPEADRRSATPGGSRKEVTWEDQQMKGANGTLACTLARKSVMKDPERMRDSLSKSSLSNLSDVSSESVVLYDLQSVSQAEGPESLGGLEALSGPGSTEKTTLQNSESMEEGEEEPESSKVAAAPAAKSASVGGDICSLSRNDDDDDDKKRRSSLGARVMGMVGLGKKSQSTSQLNPEEEDKKKKVVRLPIQRSVETGLAVEFKSRFTRQPSRDPDAEDPKPGALIFPGVKLATDKHFTGFLDGLGPAQLAGRQTLATPPMGDIQIGMVYRKERLDVEVIRARGLVGKQGNKNTPAAYVKVYLMDNGKCLLKRRTRLARKTLDPLYQQQLQFEENPEGKVLQVLLDDLDLSIMVIGWFKLFPATSLVDPALAPLTNKETEGSCTP, encoded by the exons ATGGCGACGCCGGAAGAGCTGACCCACAGGCTCC GTCGGAGGTCGCGCTCCCCTCCGCGCCATCCTGTCCCTCATAAACACCTTGACCGGTGCCCCGCCCACAGGAGGAAGCCAACCAATGACGGCATCTCGCGCAGGTCGGGAAACGCGCTCGCGATCGGCAGCCTCAGCAGCTCGGAAGAGGAGCTTCTGACCACACGTGAGAACAGTGGTGACGACCGGGACC GAGACGACATGGACCACAGCCACTGGTGGTATCCCAGTGAACTCACGGCCATGCCCACA CAGCAGGTGTCATGGCAACAGTCCACAGACGGTGAGCGTCTCATTGGGCGAATTCTGCTGAACAAGACCATGAAGGACGGATCCATTCACGCAGACACTGGCGCGCTGCTTGGACTCAAG GTGGTTGGCGGTAAGATGACGGAGTCTGGTCATCTCTGTGCGTTCATCACTAAAGTGAAACGAGGAAGTCTAGCAGACGTTGTGGGACACCTGAGAGCAG GTGATCAGGTGGTGGAGTGGAATGGTCACGTTCTACAAGGCGCCACTTTCAACGACGTTTACAACATCATCCTGGAGTCCAAATCAGAGCCACAAGTGGAGCTGTTGGTGTCGCGACCGATCAG AGCTGCAGACTCTTCCCATCTCCAGCTAGTCTCCA gtTCCAGTTCCTTTGACTCTCCCATAAGCCTGAACGCAATGCAAGGACAGGTTTTG aCTGAAAACACGCGGGTTCTGCTTCCCAGACTTCAG GTGAAGCTGTGGTATGATAAAGTTGGCCATCAGCTGATTGTCACTGTCCTCGGAGCTAAAGAACTTCCTGTTCGGATAGACGGCCGGCCCCGCAACATTTATGTTGAAATCTACTTACTTCCTGACAGAAG TGGTAAAAGTAAGCGGAGGACAAAGACCGTGAAGAAGTTGGCAGAACCTCGGTGGAACCAGACCTTCATCTACTCTCCGGTCCACGAACGGGACTTCCAAGAGCGCACGTTGGAGTTGACGGTCTGGGATCAGGCCGGAATTGCTGAGGAAGAGAGTCAGTTCCTCGGAGAG GTTGTGATCGGGCTGGAGAAGACCACAGTGCTGGATGATCAGCCTCACTGGTTCAAACTTCACAGGAACGCTTTTGCCTCTCTGCCGCGAGCCAACACCTCTCCCTACCTGCAGAGGAGAGTCCTCCAGCACGGAGCCGCTGCCAGGAGGCTGCACT GTTTTAATAGGTTCAGCGATGGAGACTTTTCCGATTATGACTGCGAGGACGTTATCGGGGTGATATCAG ATTCCCGTCAGAACGGCCAACACCTCTACAGCTCCGCCCACTCTCTAAACGAGCACGGGCCGTCATCTCGTCCCGGCTCGCGATGCGACCCGATCATGGCGAGGTGTGATCCGGCCCCGGCGAGGTGCTCGTCGCCAAGCCACAG TGCAAACCCTCTTTACCCGCTTTACCGCGAAGACGCCGTGCGGATGCTGCGAGCCTCTAAGATCACTCGAACTCATTCTGATGTCGGACGCTATGACAGCCTGGACAA GAGGTTATTGAGGAGAAGGTCTGGGGCCATCTCTCTTGATTCCCATGACTG TTACTCTGGAAGATTGTGTAATACTCCCTGGCCAAACCACAAGACAAATGGGAGCCTTGAGGACTTCAG CCAGAACTTCATCCCAAACTTGCCCTCGGAAGCAGAACCCTTCGATGAGGAGCTGTTAAG GGTCGGCCGGCACGATGGGTCGCTCCATTTGAGTCCGATAGGGAGCCCCGAGCGCAGTCGCCGAGTACGTCAGTTGCCCGCGGTCCCACCCAAAGGTGCTCCGGACACAC TTTGCACCACGCCCACAAAAGGAACACCCACTGGGGCTGCAGCTCCACCCACTGCCCTTCCCCCTCCCGCCTCCCACAGACAGGCTCCATCCGCTGGCAACCATCAATGCCCTCCGCTCATTAGAATACAAGCTCCGCCTCCCACAGAACCTTCACACTTCCATTGCCAAGTCTCGCCCTCTCCCACCCCCCCACCTAACCCAGTTCCTCCCCCACCCTCCACCGCTTCTCACCAAGCTCCTCCCCAACCTGCCCCAGCCCCTCCCCCAACCACCTCAACTCATCAAGCGCCTTCCCCACCTACCACAGCTTCTCCCCCTCCCTTGTCAACTACTCTTCAAGATCCACCTCCCCCAGCCCCCTCCTCTTGTCATCAAGCTCCGCCTCCCTCAGCAGCATGCTGGACGCCGGCCCCACCTTCTCAGACACCAG AGGCGGACAGACGCTCAGCCACGCCCGGAGGCAGCAGGAAAG AGGTCACATGGGAGGACCAACAGATGAAAGGAGCTAACGGTACATTAGCATGTACActtgcaagaaaaa GTGTGATGAAGGATCCAGAAAGG ATGCGGGACAGTCTCTCGAAGTCGTCCCTCAGCAACTTGAGCGACGTGTCTTCGGAGTCCGTCGTCCTCTACGACCTTCAAAGCGTCAG TCAAGCGGAAGGTCCGGAGAGTCTAGGGGGTTTGGAGGCTTTGTCGGGGCCAGGATCGACAGAAAAGACCACCCTGCAGAACAGCGAATCGATGGAGGAAGGAGAGGAGGAGCCTGAGTCGTCAAA GGTGGCAGCAGCACCTGCCGCCAAGTCTGCCAGTGTGGGGGGTGACATTTGTTCTCTGAGCCgtaacgacgacgacgacgacgacaagaaGCGGCGATCCAGTTTGGGCGCTCGTGTGATGGGAATGGTCGGACTGGGAAAGAAGAGCCAAAGCACCTCGCAACTCAATCCGGAAG AGgaagacaagaagaagaaggtggtgAGACTTCCCATTCAGAGGAGCGTGGAAACCGGACTGGCTGTGGAGTTTAAGTCTCGCTTCACACGACAGCCAAGCCGCGATCCTGACGCAGAGGACCCGAAGCCCGGAGC TTTGATCTTTCCGGGAGTCAAGCTGGCCACAGACAAACACTTCACCGGTTTCCTTGATGGGTTAGGCCCAGCCCAGCTGGCTGGGAGGCAGACGTTGGCTACACCTCCCATGG GAGACATCCAGATCGGAATGGTCTACAGGAAGGAGCGCCTAGACGTGGAGGTGATCCGGGCCAGGGGGCTTGTGGGTAAACAAGGCAACAAAAATACACCAG CTGCATATGTGAAGGTCTACCTGATGGATAACGGCAAATGTTTGTTGAAGCGAAGAACTCGTCTGGCCAGAAAGACGCTGGATCCTCTTTATCAACAACAGCTGCAGTTTGAAGAGAATCCGGAAGGCAAAGTTCTACAG GTTCTACTGGATGACTTGGACCTGTCAATCATGGTGATTGGTTGGTTTAAATTGTTTCCTGCCACCTCCTTGGTGGACCCCGCTTTGGCTCCACTGACCAATaaagagactgagggcagctgCACACCATAG